A DNA window from Litorivicinus lipolyticus contains the following coding sequences:
- a CDS encoding NAD-dependent epimerase/dehydratase family protein: MQISDDRPVLVTGATGYLAGWVIHDLLNAGARVHATVRDLSRSKRLRPLEDIARDSPGSLEFFQADLTRPNSFKRPLQGCARVIHMASPFTLHAGNAQRDLLTPAVEGTRNLLDAVNQSASVERVVVTSSVAAMAGDNADIQGQLTAKDWNHSSSLTHQPYSFSKAEAERLAWRMADAQSRWTLATVHPSLVVGPALGQPSASGSFELVERMCSGRLAQGMPPLTIGTVDVRDVATAHVQLAFNDWSERVIVHGQSLSMADMAAELLALDPTLDLSPRQLPKWLLWLVGPAFEPELTRRFISRNCGHAFEADNRRARNDLGIDFADTRAALRAMAGQMLGQ, translated from the coding sequence ATGCAAATTTCCGACGATCGTCCGGTATTGGTCACCGGCGCCACCGGCTACCTCGCAGGGTGGGTGATCCATGACCTGTTAAATGCTGGCGCGCGAGTGCATGCCACCGTGCGCGACCTGTCGCGTTCCAAACGGTTGCGGCCGCTGGAGGATATTGCCCGCGACAGCCCCGGCAGCCTGGAGTTTTTTCAAGCAGACCTGACCCGGCCCAATAGTTTTAAACGGCCGCTGCAGGGGTGCGCTCGGGTGATCCACATGGCCTCGCCCTTTACGCTGCATGCGGGCAACGCTCAACGTGACTTGCTGACGCCGGCGGTCGAGGGCACCCGCAACTTGCTGGACGCGGTCAACCAGAGCGCATCGGTTGAGCGTGTGGTGGTGACCAGCTCGGTCGCGGCCATGGCCGGTGACAATGCCGACATTCAGGGCCAACTGACGGCTAAGGATTGGAACCACAGCTCGTCGCTGACCCACCAACCTTACAGTTTTAGCAAAGCCGAAGCCGAGCGCTTGGCCTGGCGCATGGCCGACGCCCAGTCACGCTGGACCCTGGCCACAGTGCACCCGTCCTTGGTGGTCGGTCCCGCACTGGGGCAACCCTCGGCATCCGGTAGCTTTGAGCTGGTCGAACGCATGTGCTCGGGGCGACTGGCCCAAGGTATGCCGCCGCTGACGATTGGCACGGTAGATGTGCGCGATGTGGCGACCGCGCATGTTCAACTGGCGTTTAATGATTGGAGCGAACGGGTGATTGTGCACGGCCAAAGCCTGAGCATGGCCGACATGGCAGCGGAGCTGTTGGCGCTGGACCCAACGCTGGACCTGTCACCGCGGCAACTGCCCAAGTGGTTATTGTGGTTAGTCGGCCCAGCCTTCGAGCCGGAACTGACGCGACGTTTCATCAGCCGCAATTGCGGCCATGCGTTTGAGGCCGACAACCGCCGAGCGCGCAACGACCTGGGCATCGACTTTGCTGACACCCGAGCAGCGCTGCGTGCCATGGCGGGTCAAATGCTCGGGCAATAG
- a CDS encoding ABC transporter substrate-binding protein has product MKKTLLALATAATLAAPAMADVKLGVALGFTGPAESLASAMASGAELAIKEVNESGKFFSGKVTSTRADSTCVDASAAAAAADRLVNADKVDAIIGGLCSGATISMLQNVAMPTGTLIFSPSATSPALSTLEDNNLFYRASPSDARQGQVISEVLMEQGFNEIAMTYTNNDYGKGLADAIQSNFEGKGGKVTIVAAHEDGKGDYGAEVAALAQAGGDILVVVGYLDQGGKGIIQSALDAGAYDQFFLPDAMIGDSLTSAIGDDLNGSIGTVPGTDSNGATIYNELTAMDGFKNGPYSPESYDAAAMVLLAMQAAGTTDSQAVSAKMFEVANAPGEQILPGELARGLEILAAGGDIDYVGATALEMIGGGESAGSYREVLVKDQQNTTVRYR; this is encoded by the coding sequence ATGAAAAAAACCCTACTGGCACTGGCCACCGCGGCAACTCTAGCTGCCCCTGCAATGGCAGACGTAAAATTGGGCGTTGCCCTTGGCTTCACCGGTCCCGCGGAATCTTTGGCGTCAGCCATGGCATCAGGTGCGGAACTTGCGATTAAAGAAGTTAACGAATCTGGCAAATTTTTTAGCGGCAAGGTCACCTCGACTCGCGCCGACTCAACCTGTGTAGACGCGTCTGCGGCGGCTGCAGCGGCTGACCGTTTGGTCAACGCTGACAAGGTTGACGCAATCATTGGCGGCTTGTGCTCTGGCGCAACCATCTCAATGCTGCAAAACGTTGCCATGCCCACGGGCACATTGATCTTCTCGCCGTCAGCGACGTCACCTGCGCTGTCAACGTTGGAAGACAATAACTTGTTCTACCGCGCGTCACCGTCTGACGCCCGTCAAGGTCAAGTCATCAGCGAAGTATTGATGGAGCAAGGCTTCAACGAAATCGCCATGACCTACACTAACAACGACTACGGCAAAGGCTTGGCCGACGCGATCCAGTCAAACTTTGAAGGCAAAGGCGGCAAGGTCACCATCGTTGCAGCCCACGAAGACGGCAAAGGCGACTACGGCGCTGAAGTCGCGGCATTGGCTCAAGCGGGCGGCGACATCTTGGTCGTGGTCGGTTACCTGGACCAGGGCGGCAAGGGCATCATCCAAAGTGCATTGGATGCCGGCGCGTACGACCAGTTCTTCTTGCCTGACGCGATGATCGGCGACAGCCTGACCTCCGCCATTGGCGACGACTTGAATGGCTCGATTGGTACGGTGCCGGGCACCGATTCAAACGGCGCTACGATCTACAATGAACTGACCGCAATGGACGGCTTCAAAAACGGCCCGTACTCGCCCGAGTCATACGACGCGGCGGCGATGGTGCTGTTGGCCATGCAGGCAGCCGGCACCACCGACAGCCAAGCGGTCAGCGCTAAGATGTTCGAAGTCGCTAACGCGCCAGGCGAGCAAATCCTGCCGGGCGAATTGGCGCGTGGTTTGGAAATCTTGGCAGCGGGCGGTGACATTGACTATGTCGGTGCAACGGCTCTAGAGATGATCGGCGGCGGCGAATCAGCCGGTAGCTACCGTGAAGTCTTGGTTAAGGATCAGCAGAACACGACCGTTCGCTACCGTTAA
- a CDS encoding MAPEG family protein, with translation MDVLNVVGTLLFVAGLGALVMLNWRLLLKVIGQRRRNEIAIGIKGDDMERAVSAHRNFIENTPINLIAPAITFALGYALLASIAVLILLVGRLFHANGIQNPRESETDFRNRARGMRLTFAATIAGMLALVVALVHRGF, from the coding sequence ATGGATGTTTTGAACGTTGTCGGGACGCTGCTGTTTGTCGCCGGACTGGGCGCGCTGGTGATGCTGAATTGGCGGTTGCTGCTGAAAGTGATCGGCCAACGCAGGCGTAACGAAATTGCCATCGGGATCAAAGGCGATGACATGGAGCGGGCGGTCTCGGCGCATCGCAATTTTATTGAAAACACGCCGATTAATTTGATCGCGCCGGCCATCACCTTTGCCCTGGGCTATGCGCTGCTGGCATCGATTGCGGTGCTGATTTTACTGGTTGGCCGGTTGTTTCACGCCAACGGCATTCAAAATCCGCGCGAAAGCGAGACTGATTTTCGCAACCGCGCGCGTGGCATGCGCCTGACCTTTGCCGCCACCATCGCCGGTATGTTGGCGCTGGTGGTGGCGCTGGTTCACCGTGGCTTTTAG
- a CDS encoding GlxA family transcriptional regulator codes for MKRFGFLLLPQFSHLSFASMTEPMRIANRLSEHKQFEWVHYCLNDAPTEASDGLMFHPHRPMSETADLDALFVVSGLVAGTDLADADYRWLRGLARAGKVIGSTSSGSYVLANAGVLRGRTCTVHWSLRTGFAERFPSIFLTNNLYEFSDNRWTCSGGAAGLDFVLEIIRREVGPELAKSVAEQCVHPQIRSAQDQQQMSPVARYNIHNARLAQAVSLMESNIESPMTIDQIASRSNVSKRHLERLFDQHLGHRPARFYTALRLGHAQTLLRQTTLPVTEVAILSGFSTTSYFTRRYKAFFSKSPKDDRVE; via the coding sequence ATGAAGCGCTTCGGCTTTTTATTGCTGCCACAATTTTCTCACCTGTCGTTCGCCTCGATGACCGAACCGATGCGCATCGCCAATCGGTTATCCGAGCACAAGCAGTTCGAATGGGTCCATTACTGCCTCAACGATGCCCCCACCGAAGCCAGCGACGGCCTGATGTTTCACCCGCACCGACCGATGTCCGAGACCGCCGATTTGGATGCGCTGTTTGTGGTCTCGGGTTTGGTCGCCGGCACCGACTTGGCCGACGCCGACTACCGCTGGCTGCGTGGGCTGGCGCGTGCGGGCAAGGTCATCGGGTCGACCTCGTCCGGCAGCTACGTACTGGCGAATGCTGGGGTGCTGCGCGGGCGCACCTGCACCGTGCATTGGTCGTTGCGAACGGGTTTCGCCGAGCGCTTCCCAAGCATCTTTTTAACCAACAACCTGTACGAATTTTCCGACAACCGCTGGACCTGTTCGGGAGGCGCGGCGGGACTGGACTTTGTGCTTGAAATCATTCGCCGCGAAGTGGGTCCGGAACTGGCAAAAAGCGTTGCCGAACAGTGTGTCCATCCGCAAATTCGTAGCGCCCAAGACCAGCAGCAAATGTCACCGGTAGCACGCTATAACATTCATAACGCACGCTTAGCCCAGGCCGTCAGTTTGATGGAAAGCAACATCGAGTCGCCGATGACCATCGACCAGATCGCGTCCAGGTCCAATGTCTCCAAGCGCCATCTGGAGCGCTTGTTTGACCAACACCTGGGACACCGTCCGGCGCGCTTTTACACGGCGCTCCGGCTAGGGCATGCACAAACACTATTGCGTCAAACGACCTTGCCGGTGACCGAAGTTGCGATACTCTCGGGTTTCAGCACCACCTCGTATTTCACTCGCCGCTACAAAGCCTTCTTTAGCAAATCGCCAAAGGATGACCGCGTCGAGTAA
- a CDS encoding sensor histidine kinase: MSLFWRIFTGFWLALVVVAATVGMLTHVLREIPSSDVDPAGAAVLGRVAQVVNAQLARDGLAGLDSLESRRLRPYLYSMDNQPIGPRRPFLDDIAEDSEPSAPRMWIDGGRVFLGPALVFLDDQPLKMFLVTRQPRIAQEPPEQRLFWFVMIGALVAAVLAYGLSRHLSRPIVALTRWAGALGRDLDTPAPRGTTERADEAGNLARELTAMAGRIRDQLEAQRALTRMISHEVRSPLTRLKLVLDLIERAPDKAGDILPRAHQQISALDALLEQMLTLSRLDADAWVLAPTSQGWALRIGQWIDEWREQAQAEGIELSVQGPTFNGPADPALVRIGLDNLVRNAIQLSQPGQSIQILQSAHGFDVRDQAGGMDPTLLGQAAEPFYQGVTPSGSSGLGLAIVHRIARVHGGQLTLTNVGDGLSANLRLTA, translated from the coding sequence ATGAGCCTATTTTGGCGCATCTTTACCGGCTTTTGGCTGGCGCTGGTGGTGGTCGCCGCCACCGTTGGCATGCTGACGCATGTGCTGCGTGAAATTCCATCCAGCGACGTTGATCCCGCCGGTGCTGCGGTGCTGGGGCGGGTCGCTCAGGTCGTCAACGCGCAGTTGGCGCGCGACGGTTTGGCCGGTCTGGACAGTCTCGAATCGCGTCGCCTGCGGCCGTATCTTTATTCGATGGACAACCAGCCGATTGGCCCGCGTCGGCCGTTCTTGGACGACATTGCCGAGGACTCGGAACCCTCGGCCCCGCGCATGTGGATTGATGGCGGGCGCGTTTTTTTAGGGCCGGCCTTGGTGTTCTTAGACGATCAGCCGCTGAAAATGTTTTTGGTCACGCGCCAGCCGCGAATCGCCCAGGAACCGCCCGAACAACGCCTGTTTTGGTTCGTCATGATCGGCGCCTTGGTGGCGGCGGTGCTGGCCTACGGGTTGTCGCGCCACTTAAGCCGGCCGATTGTGGCCCTGACCCGCTGGGCCGGTGCGCTGGGGCGTGATTTGGACACCCCGGCCCCGCGTGGCACCACTGAACGCGCTGATGAGGCCGGCAACTTGGCGCGTGAATTGACCGCTATGGCCGGGCGTATTCGCGACCAGCTTGAAGCGCAGCGCGCACTGACGCGGATGATCTCCCACGAAGTCCGCAGCCCGCTGACGCGATTAAAGTTGGTGTTGGATTTGATCGAGCGGGCGCCGGACAAAGCCGGCGACATACTGCCGCGTGCGCACCAACAAATCAGCGCGCTGGATGCGCTGTTAGAACAGATGCTGACGTTGTCGCGGTTGGACGCGGATGCTTGGGTGTTAGCACCGACGTCCCAGGGTTGGGCGCTGCGCATCGGCCAGTGGATCGACGAGTGGCGTGAGCAAGCCCAGGCCGAGGGTATCGAGTTGAGCGTGCAGGGCCCGACGTTTAACGGTCCGGCGGACCCTGCGCTGGTGCGTATTGGGCTGGATAACTTGGTCCGTAATGCGATTCAGTTAAGTCAGCCGGGGCAGTCCATCCAGATCCTTCAATCGGCCCACGGCTTTGATGTCCGTGATCAAGCCGGCGGCATGGACCCGACCTTGCTTGGACAGGCCGCGGAACCCTTTTATCAGGGCGTGACCCCCAGCGGCAGCAGCGGTTTGGGGCTGGCGATTGTGCACCGAATTGCGCGCGTTCACGGCGGCCAGCTGACCCTGACCAACGTCGGCGATGGCCTCAGCGCCAACTTGCGGCTAACGGCTTAG
- a CDS encoding ABC transporter ATP-binding protein, protein MIKVHDLHKSFGGIQAVNGATLEIKTGSITGLIGPNGAGKTTLFNVIAGLYTPTSGTVHLDGEDITGLQPHQLFGKGLLRTFQLAHEFSTLTVRENLMMVPPNQPGESLMDTWLRPAKVREHEEIVRAKADEVIRFLEIEHVADELAGNLSGGQKKLIELGRTMMVDAKIVFLDEVGAGVNRTLLGKIGDAILRLNQERNYTFCLIEHDMDFVSRLCDPVICMAEGAVLAQGTADEVKNNEAVIESYLGTGLKNKESKA, encoded by the coding sequence ATGATTAAAGTTCACGACCTGCACAAATCCTTTGGCGGCATTCAAGCTGTTAACGGCGCGACTTTGGAGATTAAGACCGGCTCGATTACCGGCTTGATTGGACCTAACGGCGCCGGCAAAACAACGCTGTTTAACGTGATTGCCGGGTTGTATACACCGACCTCGGGCACGGTCCATTTGGACGGTGAAGACATCACCGGCTTACAGCCCCACCAGCTATTCGGCAAAGGACTGTTGCGTACATTCCAGCTGGCCCACGAGTTCTCGACCCTGACGGTGCGCGAAAATTTGATGATGGTGCCCCCGAACCAGCCTGGCGAAAGCTTAATGGACACCTGGCTGCGCCCTGCGAAGGTGCGTGAGCACGAAGAGATCGTGCGTGCCAAAGCGGATGAAGTGATTCGCTTCTTGGAAATTGAACACGTCGCCGACGAATTGGCAGGCAATCTGTCCGGCGGTCAGAAGAAGCTGATCGAGCTGGGCCGGACCATGATGGTCGACGCTAAAATTGTGTTTTTGGACGAAGTCGGGGCGGGCGTTAACCGCACCTTGCTGGGCAAAATTGGCGACGCCATTTTGCGCCTCAACCAAGAGCGTAATTACACCTTTTGTTTAATCGAGCACGACATGGACTTTGTTTCGCGCTTGTGTGACCCGGTCATCTGTATGGCCGAGGGCGCGGTATTGGCCCAGGGCACGGCGGACGAAGTTAAAAATAACGAGGCGGTGATCGAGTCCTATTTGGGCACCGGCTTAAAGAACAAAGAGAGCAAGGCATGA
- a CDS encoding NAD-dependent succinate-semialdehyde dehydrogenase has translation MQLNAPDLFQQRAFIGGQWVDAPQRIDVTNPATGAVLGSVPALGAEHTRQAIDAAQAALGPWKATTAKHRANILKRWFELIHQHQDDLAQLMTLEQGKPLAEARGEVAYAASFVEWFAEEGKRAGGTLVPAHKTDARIVVQKTAVGVVAAIAPWNFPLAMITRKAAPALAAGCTFVVKPSELTPFSALALMKLAQQAGVPDGVLSCVTGYAEAIGAEMTANKTVRKLSFTGSTRVGKLLMAQSSETVKRLSLELGGNAPFIVFDDADLDDAVAGAMASKYRNAGQTCVCANRFYIQAGVYDAFVDKLTAEVAKLTVGNGLDEGITQGPLINQAALEKVERHVADAVQRGGTVVIGGQRAQTGLSGHFYQPTLITGVSADALLCREETFGPVAGLVKFDSEADVIAKANDSDFGLAAYFYSRDLARVWRVAEALESGIIGINEGLISTEAAPFGGVKQSGLGREGSSAGIEEYFELKYLLIGGLG, from the coding sequence ATGCAGTTAAATGCCCCCGATCTGTTTCAACAACGTGCCTTTATTGGCGGCCAGTGGGTCGATGCCCCGCAGCGCATCGACGTTACTAACCCCGCGACCGGTGCCGTGCTTGGATCCGTGCCAGCCTTGGGCGCCGAGCACACGCGTCAGGCCATCGACGCAGCCCAGGCCGCCCTCGGCCCATGGAAAGCCACCACCGCCAAACACCGCGCCAACATTTTAAAACGCTGGTTTGAGCTGATTCACCAGCACCAAGACGATTTAGCACAGCTCATGACCTTGGAGCAGGGCAAGCCGCTTGCAGAGGCACGCGGCGAAGTCGCCTACGCCGCCAGCTTTGTCGAATGGTTTGCCGAGGAAGGCAAACGTGCCGGCGGCACCCTGGTGCCGGCGCACAAAACCGACGCGCGCATTGTCGTCCAGAAAACAGCGGTCGGCGTGGTCGCGGCGATCGCCCCCTGGAACTTCCCGTTGGCGATGATCACGCGCAAAGCCGCACCGGCCTTGGCAGCGGGTTGCACCTTTGTGGTCAAGCCATCGGAGCTGACGCCATTTTCAGCCCTGGCGCTGATGAAGCTGGCCCAGCAGGCCGGCGTCCCGGACGGAGTCCTTAGCTGCGTAACCGGGTATGCCGAGGCTATCGGCGCCGAGATGACCGCGAATAAAACCGTCCGCAAGCTGTCGTTCACCGGATCCACCCGGGTTGGCAAGCTACTGATGGCGCAGTCCAGCGAAACGGTTAAGCGGTTGTCGCTGGAATTGGGCGGCAACGCTCCCTTTATTGTTTTTGACGATGCCGACTTGGATGACGCTGTGGCCGGCGCCATGGCGTCGAAATACCGTAACGCCGGCCAGACCTGTGTCTGTGCCAACCGCTTTTACATACAGGCCGGTGTCTACGATGCCTTTGTCGATAAGCTGACCGCCGAGGTCGCTAAACTGACCGTCGGCAATGGGCTAGATGAGGGCATCACGCAGGGGCCGCTGATCAATCAGGCGGCGCTTGAAAAGGTTGAGCGCCATGTCGCCGATGCCGTCCAGCGTGGCGGCACCGTCGTTATCGGCGGCCAACGCGCACAAACCGGGCTTAGCGGACACTTTTACCAACCGACCCTGATCACCGGCGTCAGTGCCGATGCCTTGCTGTGCCGCGAGGAAACCTTTGGTCCGGTCGCCGGCCTGGTCAAATTCGACAGCGAGGCCGACGTCATCGCCAAGGCCAACGACAGCGACTTCGGCTTGGCGGCGTACTTTTACAGCCGCGACCTGGCCCGTGTGTGGCGCGTGGCCGAGGCCCTGGAAAGCGGCATCATTGGCATCAACGAGGGCTTAATCTCGACCGAGGCGGCGCCCTTTGGTGGCGTCAAACAGTCCGGCCTAGGCCGCGAAGGGTCCAGCGCCGGCATTGAAGAGTATTTCGAGCTGAAGTACCTGTTGATCGGTGGCCTCGGCTAA
- a CDS encoding UDP-N-acetylglucosamine--peptide N-acetylglucosaminyltransferase SPINDLY family protein — translation MQLRLTDQELTLSDGTALRLALPGPTPRRSRAPWLFIGLTLALAAYLGWWSQQPWLFIQGPTLISQQTPAGLAPLLCQRLTDDLGPHQGASDPWLPAPAGGDFKGRCLDGALTLETLMAKGLIFMGAPVPVLAMDAIATEHEWTLRARLNGQQLTANAPLAHELTLLPSFQRLALGSVNPVFAAQSQIAEGAYDAALASLAVSHGPEADLTRARALYLAQRRAEAWQMYEGYDAGEYQGLVRIALARIAADDGNTESALTMLESAHSSDPQLRVDVALGLGQVALAQQWIDAVEGPAQWPLRAQIAAALGQHDGVIAALSQLPSQQLSSAQRTTLAGALRMRARYEQARALIADVDSPGADLVRAQLQFDRGDVDAALRAAAAIELPAARNWAAQQWAWDNQPANALGLIRGGDDASHALRFEALLGLDNEAAEQAADAMGDDVSRAWSHGRLALARGDTTQATAIQQRLASLSPDHANHLGALINTALGFDEDAAISLRNLPKTAHWSRHRFIAAAQLGQATRSQLSAGEQRLARVVTVQVEYAMAHDDAAVAAQLARAQLQARDDAPGMALWLARAYRSQGLNEAALDSYNQLDLARGDAEQAAQLAHELGAFDRVSSWLAPHATQLSKPAQGQLLNAWIETQQTDAAEAWIRSAVVRAPDDAQLYVYWGQVAEGSGDLIGAISKYRQAARLAPDFGPAHLAWALALEQRGERNAAFKRMAQASGELSDDQWIAKADFYTRAEYPDLAAQALDQADIGVPALRLKVAALQAAQGLNHAAHESFSAAMSDAVEDPALWRTWGDSLAALGQTTEALDKYKVAVRLSR, via the coding sequence TTGCAACTTCGACTCACGGACCAGGAACTGACCCTGTCCGACGGCACCGCCCTGCGACTGGCGCTGCCTGGCCCAACGCCGCGCCGTTCACGGGCGCCGTGGTTGTTTATCGGCCTGACATTGGCGCTCGCAGCCTACCTAGGCTGGTGGTCCCAGCAGCCCTGGCTGTTCATCCAAGGCCCGACTCTAATCAGTCAGCAAACGCCAGCCGGGTTGGCGCCGCTGCTGTGTCAACGCCTGACCGACGATTTGGGACCGCACCAAGGCGCGTCCGATCCTTGGCTGCCCGCACCGGCCGGTGGCGATTTCAAAGGCCGCTGTCTGGACGGTGCGTTGACACTGGAAACGCTGATGGCCAAGGGCCTGATATTCATGGGCGCGCCGGTGCCGGTGCTGGCGATGGATGCGATTGCCACCGAACACGAATGGACGCTGCGAGCGCGTCTGAATGGCCAGCAGCTCACCGCGAATGCTCCGTTGGCCCACGAACTGACCTTGCTGCCGAGTTTTCAACGCTTGGCGTTGGGGTCCGTCAACCCAGTATTCGCAGCCCAGTCACAAATTGCCGAAGGGGCGTATGACGCCGCGCTCGCCAGTCTGGCCGTGAGCCACGGCCCCGAAGCCGACCTGACGCGGGCACGCGCTTTGTATTTAGCCCAGCGCCGGGCCGAGGCGTGGCAGATGTACGAAGGCTACGATGCCGGCGAATACCAGGGCTTGGTGCGCATTGCGCTGGCCCGCATTGCGGCCGACGATGGCAACACCGAGTCGGCGTTAACCATGCTCGAATCCGCCCACAGCAGCGATCCGCAACTGCGGGTCGACGTCGCCCTGGGTCTGGGTCAAGTGGCGCTCGCCCAACAGTGGATTGACGCTGTGGAGGGACCGGCGCAATGGCCGCTGCGTGCGCAAATTGCCGCCGCCCTGGGCCAGCACGACGGCGTCATCGCCGCCCTTAGCCAGCTCCCCAGTCAGCAGCTCAGCAGCGCTCAGCGCACCACCTTAGCCGGCGCGTTGCGCATGCGTGCCCGCTACGAGCAGGCACGGGCACTGATCGCCGATGTCGATAGCCCCGGCGCCGACCTGGTTCGCGCCCAACTGCAGTTTGACCGCGGCGACGTCGATGCTGCATTGCGCGCAGCCGCCGCCATTGAATTACCCGCCGCACGCAACTGGGCCGCTCAGCAGTGGGCCTGGGACAACCAGCCGGCGAACGCGCTCGGGCTAATTCGTGGGGGCGATGACGCCAGCCATGCGCTGCGATTCGAGGCGCTGTTGGGGCTGGACAATGAAGCCGCCGAACAGGCCGCCGACGCCATGGGCGACGACGTCAGTCGCGCCTGGTCACACGGCCGCTTAGCGCTGGCGCGTGGCGACACCACCCAGGCGACCGCGATCCAGCAACGACTCGCGAGTCTGAGCCCGGACCACGCCAATCATCTGGGCGCACTGATCAACACCGCCCTGGGCTTTGATGAGGACGCCGCCATCAGTCTGCGCAATCTGCCCAAGACGGCACACTGGTCGCGCCACCGCTTTATCGCCGCGGCCCAGCTGGGCCAAGCCACCCGATCGCAATTGAGTGCCGGCGAACAACGCCTGGCGCGCGTCGTCACCGTCCAGGTTGAGTACGCCATGGCCCACGATGACGCGGCCGTCGCCGCGCAGCTCGCGCGCGCTCAGCTGCAAGCCCGCGACGACGCCCCAGGCATGGCACTGTGGCTGGCGCGCGCCTACCGCAGTCAAGGCCTCAACGAAGCGGCGCTGGACAGTTACAACCAGCTCGACTTGGCTCGCGGCGACGCCGAGCAGGCCGCACAACTGGCTCACGAATTGGGCGCATTTGACCGCGTCAGCAGCTGGCTGGCCCCGCATGCGACGCAGCTATCGAAGCCCGCGCAAGGGCAATTGTTGAATGCCTGGATTGAAACCCAACAAACCGATGCCGCCGAGGCCTGGATCCGCAGCGCCGTGGTGCGCGCACCTGATGACGCTCAGCTCTATGTTTACTGGGGCCAAGTGGCCGAGGGCTCGGGGGATTTAATCGGCGCCATCAGCAAGTACCGCCAAGCCGCGCGTCTGGCGCCGGATTTTGGCCCGGCGCATTTGGCCTGGGCGCTGGCGCTGGAGCAGCGCGGCGAGCGCAACGCGGCGTTCAAGCGCATGGCCCAAGCGAGCGGTGAATTGAGTGACGATCAATGGATCGCCAAAGCCGATTTTTATACCCGCGCCGAGTACCCGGACCTGGCGGCACAGGCCCTGGATCAGGCTGACATCGGCGTGCCGGCACTGCGCTTAAAGGTAGCTGCATTGCAGGCCGCCCAAGGCCTAAACCATGCCGCTCACGAAAGCTTCAGCGCGGCCATGAGCGACGCCGTCGAGGACCCTGCGCTGTGGCGGACCTGGGGTGATTCGCTGGCGGCCCTGGGCCAAACCACCGAGGCGTTGGACAAATATAAGGTCGCCGTGCGCCTAAGCCGTTAG
- a CDS encoding ABC transporter ATP-binding protein: protein MSFLVGHNMTGGYGGADILHDCTIGVEKGEIAVIVGPNGAGKSTAMKATFGMLNLRQGSVMFDGEDITHLKPEERVVKGMGFVPQTHNVFTSMTVEENLEMGAFIREDDISGTMAQVFDLFPILKEKRHQPAGELSGGQRQQVAVGRALMTRPKVLLLDEPTAGVSPIVMDELFDRIIEIARQGIAILMVEQNAKQALNIADKGYVLVQGANRFTDTGEALMANPEVRKAFLGG from the coding sequence ATGAGCTTCCTAGTAGGTCACAACATGACTGGCGGCTATGGCGGCGCCGATATTCTCCACGACTGCACCATCGGGGTTGAGAAGGGCGAAATCGCCGTGATTGTCGGGCCCAACGGCGCCGGTAAATCAACTGCCATGAAAGCCACCTTTGGCATGCTCAATTTGCGCCAAGGCAGCGTCATGTTCGACGGCGAGGACATCACCCACCTCAAGCCCGAAGAGCGCGTCGTCAAAGGCATGGGCTTTGTGCCCCAGACCCACAACGTGTTCACCTCGATGACGGTCGAAGAAAACCTCGAAATGGGCGCCTTTATCCGCGAAGACGATATCAGCGGCACCATGGCCCAGGTCTTCGACCTGTTCCCGATCCTGAAAGAAAAGCGCCACCAGCCCGCGGGCGAACTGTCCGGTGGTCAACGCCAACAGGTCGCGGTCGGCCGTGCCTTAATGACGCGCCCTAAAGTGTTGCTGTTGGACGAGCCCACCGCCGGTGTGTCGCCGATCGTGATGGACGAACTGTTTGATCGGATCATCGAGATTGCCCGTCAAGGCATCGCCATCCTGATGGTCGAGCAAAATGCCAAGCAGGCCCTCAACATCGCCGACAAAGGTTACGTTCTGGTTCAGGGAGCGAACCGTTTCACCGATACCGGGGAGGCATTGATGGCCAACCCCGAAGTCCGCAAAGCATTCCTGGGAGGCTGA